Proteins co-encoded in one Gracilimonas sp. genomic window:
- the lnt gene encoding apolipoprotein N-acyltransferase — MNVKQWLENKWVISVIAGVLLGLSFPPINLSFLSFPAFILLFYLSDKCDSYKQLAYYSYAGFVVWNLIGTYWLMMASLGAGIAAILANSVLMTIPLCLAKFFTQKSESPILVAFLQASAWVSYEFLHHQWDLSWTWLSIGNAWSNFIGVIQYISLTGHLGITFWVVLSSALAYQVFKRKQKKLAYVVIGIFLIFPAWSFLLFESETKSGGSDQTHVAIIQPNHDSYQSYGGMSGLREVVDSLFTLTERTITPDTELIIWPENAIDGFIFADSRTAIRIADSAKAWNKNFIVGTGLYKTYPEDTELLHRGTLRTGEPYNVFNAALFVDDEGTISDYEKGNLVPIVERIPFVETLSALDVFGWVNWGEIAGFGKGSRPDMIETESFSSPGLVCYDSVYPSWIRLFVQKNASFLTIITNDGWWGDTSGHHQHFAYARLRAIEFDRWIARSANNGISGIIAPNGAIVQKTDYWIRTGFTGTVENLTTQTFFTRFGNWLSLLCLMATFFGWGYFTFTSRKKE; from the coding sequence ATGAATGTGAAACAGTGGCTGGAAAATAAGTGGGTGATTTCGGTAATCGCGGGGGTTTTATTGGGGCTCAGCTTCCCTCCCATAAACCTCTCCTTTTTAAGCTTTCCGGCATTTATCCTGCTGTTTTATTTGTCGGATAAATGCGATTCCTACAAGCAGCTGGCTTATTACAGCTATGCCGGCTTTGTGGTCTGGAATCTGATTGGAACGTACTGGCTGATGATGGCTAGCCTCGGCGCCGGTATTGCCGCCATCTTAGCCAACAGTGTGCTCATGACGATCCCGCTTTGCCTGGCTAAGTTCTTCACACAAAAATCTGAATCACCCATACTGGTTGCGTTCCTTCAGGCATCGGCCTGGGTCAGTTATGAGTTTCTGCATCACCAGTGGGATTTATCCTGGACCTGGCTTTCTATCGGAAATGCGTGGTCCAACTTTATTGGGGTGATTCAATATATTTCCCTCACCGGACATCTGGGTATTACTTTTTGGGTAGTATTGAGTTCAGCCTTAGCCTATCAGGTTTTCAAGAGAAAGCAGAAGAAGTTAGCGTATGTGGTAATTGGAATTTTCCTGATTTTCCCTGCATGGTCCTTTCTTCTGTTTGAAAGTGAAACCAAATCCGGTGGTTCTGATCAAACGCATGTAGCTATAATCCAGCCCAATCATGATTCTTATCAAAGCTATGGGGGTATGAGTGGATTAAGAGAGGTAGTTGACAGCCTGTTCACCCTCACCGAGCGGACTATTACTCCCGATACAGAGCTCATAATCTGGCCCGAAAATGCCATTGACGGGTTTATCTTTGCCGACTCTCGCACGGCCATTCGCATTGCTGACTCTGCCAAAGCCTGGAATAAGAATTTCATAGTTGGAACCGGACTTTATAAGACCTACCCGGAAGATACTGAGCTTTTGCACCGGGGAACGCTGCGAACCGGCGAGCCCTACAACGTTTTTAATGCCGCTCTTTTTGTAGATGATGAGGGTACCATCTCTGACTATGAGAAGGGTAACTTAGTCCCCATTGTAGAGCGTATTCCTTTTGTTGAAACCCTGAGTGCACTGGATGTCTTCGGCTGGGTTAACTGGGGAGAAATAGCCGGCTTCGGGAAAGGCTCCCGGCCGGATATGATTGAAACGGAAAGCTTCAGCTCACCGGGACTGGTCTGTTATGATTCGGTGTATCCATCCTGGATTCGGCTTTTTGTACAGAAAAATGCCTCTTTTCTCACCATCATCACTAACGATGGCTGGTGGGGCGATACCAGCGGACACCATCAACATTTTGCTTATGCGCGGCTCAGAGCTATAGAGTTTGACCGCTGGATTGCCCGGAGTGCCAATAACGGGATTTCAGGTATCATTGCTCCCAATGGAGCTATTGTCCAAAAAACAGACTATTGGATACGTACCGGGTTCACAGGAACCGTAGAAAATTTAACTACCCAAACCTTCTTCACCCGATTTGGAAACTGGCTTTCTCTTCTCTGCCTGATGGCTACTTTTTTCGGTTGGGGTTACTTCACATTCACTTCCCGGAAAAAAGAGTAG
- the rsmI gene encoding 16S rRNA (cytidine(1402)-2'-O)-methyltransferase: MSTLYIVATPIGNLQDFSPRAVEVLQSVDYIACEDTRTSGHLLQRFQIDKPTFSFHQHNEHRKVGHLMNILDAQQDVALISDAGMPGISDPGFLAVRAAQNGNHTVSVIPGPDAATTAVVASGLPCDRYIFEGFLPHKKGRQKRLGQLAEEELTIIIYESPNRLLKLLGELEEHFEPERLAAVARELTKKFEEVVRGTISELKTEFESRDSIKGEIVVIVSGKGYSE, from the coding sequence GTGTCCACACTCTACATCGTAGCTACGCCAATTGGAAACTTGCAGGATTTTTCACCCCGGGCGGTTGAGGTGCTGCAGTCGGTTGATTACATCGCATGTGAAGACACCCGGACTTCCGGTCACCTGTTACAGCGGTTCCAGATCGACAAGCCCACGTTTTCATTCCATCAGCATAATGAACACCGTAAAGTCGGGCATTTAATGAACATCCTGGATGCCCAGCAGGATGTAGCCTTAATCAGCGATGCCGGCATGCCCGGGATATCGGATCCGGGTTTTCTGGCTGTGAGAGCGGCTCAAAATGGCAATCATACCGTAAGTGTAATCCCGGGTCCGGATGCAGCTACCACAGCCGTTGTAGCCAGCGGTTTGCCCTGCGACCGATATATCTTCGAGGGATTTCTTCCTCACAAAAAAGGCCGGCAGAAACGATTGGGACAACTGGCAGAGGAAGAGCTCACCATTATCATTTATGAAAGTCCGAACCGCCTGCTCAAACTGCTGGGTGAACTGGAAGAACATTTTGAACCCGAACGGCTGGCGGCGGTAGCCCGCGAACTCACCAAGAAGTTTGAGGAAGTGGTGCGGGGCACAATAAGTGAGCTAAAAACAGAGTTTGAAAGTCGTGATTCTATTAAAGGTGAAATCGTAGTAATTGTATCAGGTAAAGGATATTCGGAATGA
- a CDS encoding VOC family protein: MNFQPSGLNHITIRVNRIDASKEFYGDILGLELVKTMGQSMAVYRIGKEDTLVIVEAETSYDPTSRDFRVDHFGFYVDEPEQVDELAKYFREKEVTIMSGPANRKKGRFLFVADPDGNMIEYFYEEKE; the protein is encoded by the coding sequence ATGAATTTTCAACCATCCGGATTAAACCACATCACCATAAGAGTAAACAGAATTGATGCCTCCAAAGAATTTTATGGTGACATTCTGGGCCTTGAACTCGTAAAAACCATGGGGCAGAGCATGGCTGTGTACCGAATAGGAAAAGAAGACACGTTGGTGATTGTGGAAGCGGAAACGAGTTATGACCCGACCTCTCGGGACTTTCGGGTCGATCACTTTGGCTTTTATGTGGATGAACCTGAACAAGTGGATGAACTTGCCAAATACTTCCGCGAGAAAGAAGTAACTATCATGAGTGGCCCGGCTAACCGTAAAAAAGGCCGGTTTCTATTTGTGGCCGATCCTGATGGGAACATGATCGAATACTTTTATGAAGAGAAAGAATGA
- a CDS encoding DUF2490 domain-containing protein yields the protein MKFKALLAVVILLPVCAFSQQADLIWNPELSYSWKSSDRLGFNTKLSVFNSIRDFDNEAAIRYIEPQFSFSYGLSAGTKIGGGYYYRLSTPMVDGYQYEHRFLQQVGFVSYLGDRRLAHRLRLEQRVRSSSYQNRLRYRLSYDFPLEGEKLDPGEKYLILKDEMMTAFNKDEADAENRASVGLGWYFNSKQKFELGLQYRTQDIFSDGGISHLFLVSTSYYLNR from the coding sequence ATGAAATTCAAGGCACTCCTGGCTGTAGTCATTCTGCTGCCGGTTTGTGCCTTCTCGCAGCAAGCGGATCTTATCTGGAATCCGGAACTTTCGTATTCCTGGAAGTCCTCTGACCGGCTGGGCTTCAATACCAAGCTTTCGGTCTTCAACTCCATCAGGGATTTTGACAACGAAGCCGCCATTCGGTATATCGAGCCTCAGTTTAGTTTTTCCTACGGACTTTCAGCCGGCACTAAAATCGGCGGTGGTTATTATTACCGGCTCTCCACTCCAATGGTTGATGGCTACCAATACGAGCACCGGTTTCTGCAACAGGTAGGTTTTGTTTCTTATTTGGGGGATCGGCGACTTGCTCACCGATTGCGACTGGAACAGCGCGTTCGATCCAGTTCCTACCAAAACAGGTTGCGTTATAGGTTGAGTTATGACTTCCCACTGGAAGGTGAAAAGCTGGATCCCGGCGAGAAATACCTGATTCTGAAGGACGAAATGATGACTGCCTTCAATAAAGATGAAGCCGATGCTGAAAACCGTGCTTCCGTTGGTTTGGGCTGGTACTTCAATTCAAAACAAAAATTTGAATTGGGACTTCAGTACCGAACCCAGGATATCTTTAGCGATGGCGGAATCAGCCATCTTTTCCTTGTAAGTACATCCTATTACCTGAATCGGTAG
- a CDS encoding alpha/beta fold hydrolase codes for MRNVLISEEASFNLDVPYKLIETGDKGKKPLIVYLHGYNQNIEYFEKKTAPLLELEAFHLFIQAPYPIYDTSRKLKVSQWGRAWYLYDGSQQQFLQSMENASRFILEIIEDVKEKIEISRICLFGYSMGGYLGGYFALSRWKHVNDLIVIGGRIKTEAFDGKREQARHIRILALHGKDDDSVYPEPQQQCVELLKSEGFNAEFKLVEAGHKLESIFIEEAKDWLKESGYVESS; via the coding sequence ATGCGTAATGTCCTTATTTCCGAAGAAGCATCATTTAACCTCGACGTTCCCTACAAGCTGATTGAAACGGGAGATAAAGGAAAGAAACCCCTCATAGTATATTTGCACGGCTACAATCAAAACATAGAATATTTTGAAAAGAAAACTGCCCCGTTGTTAGAACTTGAAGCTTTTCATTTATTCATTCAGGCTCCGTATCCCATTTATGACACCTCCCGAAAGCTTAAAGTATCGCAATGGGGAAGAGCGTGGTATTTGTATGACGGTTCCCAGCAGCAGTTCTTACAATCGATGGAAAATGCCTCTCGTTTCATTCTGGAAATTATTGAGGATGTGAAAGAAAAGATTGAAATCAGCCGTATATGTCTGTTCGGCTACTCGATGGGTGGTTACCTGGGCGGATATTTTGCACTGTCGCGCTGGAAGCATGTAAACGATTTAATTGTGATTGGTGGACGTATTAAAACGGAAGCCTTTGATGGGAAAAGGGAACAGGCCCGTCACATACGGATATTAGCGCTGCACGGAAAAGACGATGACAGTGTATATCCGGAGCCACAGCAGCAGTGCGTGGAACTGTTGAAAAGTGAAGGGTTTAACGCGGAGTTTAAATTAGTGGAAGCTGGACATAAACTGGAGTCAATTTTTATAGAAGAAGCGAAAGACTGGCTGAAGGAATCAGGTTACGTTGAATCAAGTTGA
- a CDS encoding response regulator transcription factor, with product MNILVIEDDPSVRTLVKAVLEHNGNSVSTADNATDGEANAVGNDFDMIILDLGLPDGDGYEVCKNIRDKNVTTPVLILSGEQETDVKVKCLKVGADDYLTKPFNTEELIARMDAIKRRTESGGEQQLTCGELKVDLLKREFSIKSEKVQLTNNEFNLLVYFLKNRNRVITQEELAEKVWDIHFDTQTNYINVYISYLRKKIREHSEVDYIETIRKKGFVFRCE from the coding sequence ATGAATATATTAGTAATCGAAGATGATCCATCTGTCCGAACGCTTGTAAAGGCTGTTCTGGAGCACAACGGAAACTCCGTATCCACCGCTGATAATGCGACTGATGGTGAAGCCAATGCTGTAGGGAATGATTTTGATATGATCATACTCGATTTGGGTTTACCGGATGGGGATGGCTACGAGGTATGTAAAAATATTCGCGACAAGAATGTCACCACACCCGTTCTGATCCTCTCCGGCGAGCAGGAAACAGATGTAAAGGTGAAATGTTTAAAGGTAGGGGCAGATGACTACCTGACCAAACCCTTTAACACCGAAGAGTTGATAGCCCGAATGGATGCCATTAAAAGGCGTACAGAATCGGGAGGGGAGCAGCAGCTTACCTGTGGCGAACTTAAAGTGGATTTACTTAAGCGGGAGTTCTCCATTAAAAGTGAAAAAGTGCAGCTCACTAATAATGAATTTAATCTGCTGGTTTACTTCCTTAAAAACCGAAATCGCGTGATTACACAGGAAGAACTGGCGGAGAAAGTTTGGGATATTCATTTTGATACCCAGACCAACTATATCAATGTGTACATCAGTTACCTGAGAAAGAAAATCCGCGAACATTCTGAGGTGGACTATATTGAAACCATTCGCAAAAAAGGATTTGTATTCCGTTGCGAATAA
- a CDS encoding RNA methyltransferase, translating into MDASTRQAITEHLKEFATEARWQKIQEVVQQRTRHICVVVEDIYQPHNASAVLRSCDGFGIQDVHIIENSNTFDASTQVTIGADQWLTLHRYREKRKDNTELCFNRLKEQGFKVIATSPHENDTNLNDLPLDQKTALVFGTELDGISERAKEMADGFVKIPMAGFSESFNISVSAAVCLYNVTRRLRASEINWKLSDNELEELKYQWLKKSIKAGEQIEKAFLQEKGLSL; encoded by the coding sequence ATGGATGCATCTACAAGGCAGGCAATCACCGAACACCTGAAAGAATTTGCCACTGAGGCACGGTGGCAAAAGATTCAAGAAGTTGTACAGCAACGCACCCGGCATATTTGTGTGGTGGTTGAAGATATTTACCAGCCTCATAACGCCAGTGCGGTATTGCGGAGCTGTGACGGATTTGGCATTCAGGATGTGCATATTATTGAAAACTCCAACACCTTCGATGCTTCCACGCAGGTTACCATAGGCGCCGATCAGTGGCTGACTTTGCACCGGTACAGGGAAAAGCGAAAAGATAACACCGAACTTTGTTTTAACAGGTTAAAGGAGCAGGGGTTTAAAGTGATAGCAACCTCGCCGCATGAAAATGATACCAACCTGAACGATCTCCCTCTTGATCAGAAAACAGCGCTCGTTTTTGGAACCGAACTCGACGGAATTAGTGAGCGGGCTAAAGAGATGGCCGATGGTTTTGTCAAAATCCCCATGGCCGGCTTCAGCGAAAGCTTTAATATTTCTGTGAGCGCTGCGGTTTGCCTGTATAACGTAACCCGGCGACTCAGAGCCTCAGAAATAAACTGGAAGCTCTCCGATAACGAACTTGAAGAGTTAAAATATCAGTGGCTAAAAAAATCCATTAAAGCCGGCGAACAAATCGAAAAAGCTTTCCTGCAGGAAAAAGGGCTGTCTCTTTAA
- a CDS encoding M28 family metallopeptidase, with product MKYILPILLSVFLLSPNLTKAQSVLTNQHKEHAQQLIEKAMGSDVAWERLTYMADTFGARFSGSENLENSIDWIVETMEEDGFDKVWTQPVMVPHWVRGEESATLLSPREKNLPMLSLGGSVATPEGGISAEVIVVKSFDELDKVKEQVEGKIVLYNAEFTSYGRTVQYRVNGAIEAARHGAVASIIRSVGPYSMQTPHTGTMYYDDEVKKIPHAAITIEDAMLIQRLYDRGEKIEINLNIQARTLPDTESRNVIAEIKGTEFPEEIIVMGGHIDSWDVGQGVMDDGGGCIAAWEAVRLMNELGIKPKRTIRVVLWTNEENGLRGAGEYHRWVKEEEKSLENHVLAIESDAGVFDPIGFGFSGSERAYDILSEIGTTLRPIESGQVTKGGGGADIGPLMRDGVPGMGLVVDGSRYFWYHHTGADTMDKLNKEDFNECVATMAVFAYAVADIEERLPR from the coding sequence ATGAAATACATCCTACCCATTCTCCTCTCTGTATTCCTCCTGTCTCCCAACTTAACGAAGGCGCAATCGGTGCTCACCAATCAGCACAAAGAACATGCTCAACAGCTTATTGAAAAAGCGATGGGCAGTGATGTAGCCTGGGAACGCCTGACCTACATGGCCGATACTTTTGGAGCACGATTCAGTGGTTCTGAAAATCTGGAAAATTCCATCGACTGGATTGTGGAAACTATGGAAGAAGACGGTTTTGATAAAGTGTGGACACAGCCGGTGATGGTTCCTCATTGGGTACGCGGCGAGGAGTCGGCTACGTTGCTTTCACCCCGGGAAAAGAATTTACCAATGCTAAGCCTTGGGGGCAGTGTTGCCACTCCGGAGGGCGGAATATCAGCCGAAGTAATCGTAGTTAAGAGTTTTGACGAACTCGATAAGGTTAAAGAGCAGGTAGAGGGTAAGATTGTTCTGTATAACGCTGAATTTACGTCCTACGGCCGTACCGTACAATATCGGGTAAACGGTGCCATCGAGGCAGCCAGGCACGGCGCAGTGGCAAGTATCATTCGTTCAGTTGGCCCTTATTCCATGCAAACTCCGCATACCGGAACAATGTATTATGACGATGAAGTAAAGAAGATTCCCCATGCAGCCATCACCATAGAAGATGCCATGCTGATACAACGATTATATGACCGGGGCGAGAAGATTGAAATCAACCTGAACATACAGGCCCGGACACTGCCGGATACTGAATCCCGAAATGTGATCGCCGAGATAAAAGGAACCGAATTCCCGGAAGAAATTATAGTGATGGGAGGACATATTGATTCCTGGGATGTGGGCCAGGGCGTGATGGACGATGGCGGAGGTTGTATAGCTGCATGGGAAGCCGTTCGATTAATGAATGAATTGGGTATCAAACCCAAGCGAACCATTCGGGTAGTACTATGGACCAATGAGGAAAACGGACTGCGCGGTGCGGGAGAGTATCACCGCTGGGTAAAAGAGGAAGAGAAATCTCTGGAAAACCATGTACTGGCTATTGAATCTGATGCCGGGGTTTTTGACCCCATCGGGTTTGGGTTTTCCGGAAGTGAACGCGCTTATGATATTCTGTCTGAAATCGGCACTACCCTGCGGCCTATTGAATCAGGACAGGTTACCAAAGGCGGAGGCGGAGCAGATATTGGTCCGTTGATGCGAGATGGTGTGCCTGGAATGGGTTTGGTTGTGGATGGCTCCCGCTACTTCTGGTACCACCACACAGGCGCCGATACCATGGACAAGCTGAACAAGGAAGACTTCAATGAGTGCGTGGCTACCATGGCTGTATTTGCCTATGCCGTGGCAGATATTGAAGAAAGACTGCCCCGGTAA
- a CDS encoding M23 family metallopeptidase has translation MSIKNHYYYDETNCEFVPIEYNRLEQVVYNLSIWILSGVVLTGIGIILLSTYIGTPAELALKAENEALYEQLESTKDALVDLDEQITAIAEKDNEMYRSVLGMDQISYEERQAGVGGSDPYNEFDVYNESTSELLKWTASKVDNLERRIGIQKLSFEEIKSQYNVNKEKMSHIPAIKPTSGILLSGYGVRYHPILKYNRRHNGLDFRADIGDPVFTTGNGKIRFAGRKGTLGLVVIVDHGFGFETLYAHLSGLAKGIKNGSEVERGEQIGMAGDSGLSEGPHLHYEVHFKGEPVDPIYYLFADTSPEEYAMFKEISETNKNSLD, from the coding sequence ATGTCAATAAAAAATCACTATTACTACGACGAAACGAATTGCGAATTTGTACCTATTGAGTACAATCGCCTCGAACAGGTTGTTTATAACCTTTCTATTTGGATCTTGTCCGGTGTGGTTTTGACCGGCATTGGTATTATCCTCCTCTCTACCTACATCGGAACCCCGGCTGAACTCGCCCTTAAAGCCGAAAATGAAGCCCTCTACGAACAGCTGGAAAGCACCAAAGATGCACTTGTGGACTTGGATGAACAAATCACAGCTATAGCTGAAAAAGATAATGAGATGTACCGCTCTGTACTGGGGATGGATCAAATTTCCTACGAAGAAAGACAGGCCGGTGTGGGTGGCTCTGATCCTTATAACGAATTTGACGTATATAATGAATCCACTTCGGAATTATTGAAATGGACGGCTTCCAAAGTAGATAACCTCGAGCGGCGTATTGGCATTCAGAAATTGAGCTTTGAAGAAATTAAAAGCCAGTACAACGTGAATAAAGAGAAGATGAGCCATATCCCGGCTATCAAACCCACCTCTGGAATTTTATTGAGTGGTTATGGCGTTCGCTACCACCCAATTCTGAAATACAACCGCCGGCACAATGGATTAGACTTCCGGGCAGATATAGGGGATCCCGTATTTACAACCGGAAACGGTAAAATCCGATTTGCAGGTCGTAAAGGAACCCTTGGCCTTGTAGTAATTGTAGATCATGGCTTTGGCTTCGAAACGTTATACGCACACCTCTCCGGCCTGGCTAAAGGCATTAAAAACGGAAGTGAAGTAGAACGTGGTGAGCAAATCGGCATGGCCGGCGATTCCGGACTATCTGAAGGACCTCACCTTCATTACGAAGTTCATTTCAAAGGCGAGCCGGTAGATCCGATCTATTATCTCTTTGCCGATACTTCCCCGGAAGAATATGCAATGTTTAAAGAGATATCGGAGACGAATAAAAACTCCCTTGACTAA